The Cloeon dipterum chromosome 3, ieCloDipt1.1, whole genome shotgun sequence genome includes a region encoding these proteins:
- the Pka-R1 gene encoding cAMP-dependent protein kinase type I regulatory subunit isoform X3, which yields MPLEQAHDAKQAAASPEDTEDLSPLPAQAHQPVRRRGGISAEPVTEEDATSYVKKVVPKDYKTMAALSKAIAKNVLFSHLDENERSDIFDAMFPVNFLPGESIIKQGDEGDNFYVVDQGEVEVFVNGELVTTIGEGGSFGELALIYGTPRAATVRAKTDVKLWGIDRDSYRRILMGSTIRKRKMYDEFLSRVSILESLDKWERLTVADALEPVSFDERETIVRQGEPGDDFYIIVEGTALVLQYRAEGDEPVEVGRLGPSDYFGEIALLLDRPRAATVVAKGPLKCVKLDRARFERVLGPCADILKRNIQQYNSFVSLSV from the exons gAGCAGGCACACGATGCAAAGCAGGCAGCTGCCAGTCCAGAGGACACGGAGGATCTGTCACCCCTTCCAGCTCAAGCCCATCAGCCTGTGAGGCGCCGGGGTGGAATATCGGCCGAACCAGTCACTGAGGAAGATGCAACCAGCTACGTTAAGAAG GTTGTGCCAAAGGACTACAAGACCATGGCAGCTCTCTCAAAGGCTATTGCCAAAAACGTGCTCTTCTCTCACTTGGACGAAAACGAGCGTTCGGACATCTTCGATGCCATGTTTCCTGTCAACTTTTTGCCTGGCGAGAGTATCATCAAGCAGGGAGACGAAGGTGACAACTTCTACGTCGTGGACCAAGGGGAGGTTGAG GTATTTGTTAATGGAGAGTTGGTCACCACAATCGGCGAAGGTGGCAGCTTTGGTGAACTTGCCCTGATTTATGGAACCCCTCGCGCAGCTACTGTTCGGGCCAAAACTGATGTCAAATTGTGGGGCATTGACCGTGACTCCTACCGCCGTATtctgatgggatctaccatcAGGAAGCGCAAGATGTACGACGAGTTCCTCTCCAGGGTCTCCATCCTTG agAGTCTTGACAAATGGGAGCGTTTGACTGTGGCGGACGCCTTGGAGCCAGTTTCTTTTGATGAAAGAGAGACTATCGTCCGCCAGGGAGAACCAGGTGATGATTTCTACATCATTGTCGAAGGCACTGCGCTTGTCTTGCAGTACAGAGCAGAGGGTGATGAACCTGTTGAAGTTGGCCGATTGGGACCCTCAGACTATTTTG gcgAGATTGCTTTGCTCCTGGACCGTCCCAGAGCTGCCACTGTGGTTGCTAAGGGTCCCTTGAAATGTGTCAAACTCGACCGTGCTAG ATTTGAGCGTGTGCTGGGCCCGTGCGCTGACATTCTGAAGAGGAACATTCAGCAGTACAACAGCTTTGTGTCCCTTTCTGTTTAA
- the LOC135940678 gene encoding enhancer of split mgamma protein-like codes for MLAPQGPHDLHAPISRTQRYKKITKPLLERQRRARINRCLDELKELVVTALQTEGENVSKLEKADILELTVRHLHHLQQESSGPEEDCQNPKGRFEAGFSQCASEACHFLLSLPGLDPQISRRIVDHLGQCADGLRRPTPPPQQQPMWRPW; via the exons ATGCTGGCCCCGCAAGGACCCCACGACCTCCACGCGCCCATTTCCAGGACGCAACGATACAAAAAG ATTACTAAACCTCTGCTGGAGCGACAGCGTCGAGCACGCATCAACCGATGTTTGGACGAGCTGAAGGAGTTGGTCGTGACCGCCCTGCAAACTGAGGGTGAAAACGTCTCGAAGCTCGAGAAGGCAGACATCCTGGAGCTGACAGTGCGCCACCTGCACCACCTCCAACAAGAATCCAGTGGCCCTGAGGAGGACTGCCAGAATCCAAAAGGACGCTTTGAGGCAGGGTTCAGCCAGTGCGCCTCGGAGGCGTGCCATTTTCTTCTCAGTCTGCCTGGACTTGACCCTCAG atttctcGCCGCATTGTGGACCACCTTGGACAATGCGCGGACGGTCTGCGTCGGCCGACTCCtccgccgcagcagcaacCGATGTGGCGGCCGTGGTAG
- the Pka-R1 gene encoding cAMP-dependent protein kinase type I regulatory subunit isoform X2: MGNTLHGLLIRYLRRAHARFAPQEQAHDAKQAAASPEDTEDLSPLPAQAHQPVRRRGGISAEPVTEEDATSYVKKVVPKDYKTMAALSKAIAKNVLFSHLDENERSDIFDAMFPVNFLPGESIIKQGDEGDNFYVVDQGEVEVFVNGELVTTIGEGGSFGELALIYGTPRAATVRAKTDVKLWGIDRDSYRRILMGSTIRKRKMYDEFLSRVSILESLDKWERLTVADALEPVSFDERETIVRQGEPGDDFYIIVEGTALVLQYRAEGDEPVEVGRLGPSDYFGEIALLLDRPRAATVVAKGPLKCVKLDRARFERVLGPCADILKRNIQQYNSFVSLSV, translated from the exons gAGCAGGCACACGATGCAAAGCAGGCAGCTGCCAGTCCAGAGGACACGGAGGATCTGTCACCCCTTCCAGCTCAAGCCCATCAGCCTGTGAGGCGCCGGGGTGGAATATCGGCCGAACCAGTCACTGAGGAAGATGCAACCAGCTACGTTAAGAAG GTTGTGCCAAAGGACTACAAGACCATGGCAGCTCTCTCAAAGGCTATTGCCAAAAACGTGCTCTTCTCTCACTTGGACGAAAACGAGCGTTCGGACATCTTCGATGCCATGTTTCCTGTCAACTTTTTGCCTGGCGAGAGTATCATCAAGCAGGGAGACGAAGGTGACAACTTCTACGTCGTGGACCAAGGGGAGGTTGAG GTATTTGTTAATGGAGAGTTGGTCACCACAATCGGCGAAGGTGGCAGCTTTGGTGAACTTGCCCTGATTTATGGAACCCCTCGCGCAGCTACTGTTCGGGCCAAAACTGATGTCAAATTGTGGGGCATTGACCGTGACTCCTACCGCCGTATtctgatgggatctaccatcAGGAAGCGCAAGATGTACGACGAGTTCCTCTCCAGGGTCTCCATCCTTG agAGTCTTGACAAATGGGAGCGTTTGACTGTGGCGGACGCCTTGGAGCCAGTTTCTTTTGATGAAAGAGAGACTATCGTCCGCCAGGGAGAACCAGGTGATGATTTCTACATCATTGTCGAAGGCACTGCGCTTGTCTTGCAGTACAGAGCAGAGGGTGATGAACCTGTTGAAGTTGGCCGATTGGGACCCTCAGACTATTTTG gcgAGATTGCTTTGCTCCTGGACCGTCCCAGAGCTGCCACTGTGGTTGCTAAGGGTCCCTTGAAATGTGTCAAACTCGACCGTGCTAG ATTTGAGCGTGTGCTGGGCCCGTGCGCTGACATTCTGAAGAGGAACATTCAGCAGTACAACAGCTTTGTGTCCCTTTCTGTTTAA